The Rhodococcus rhodochrous DNA window AGAACTCGAGGAAGACCTGGTTGTGCAGCTCGGGACGGTCGGTCTGGCCCTGATGGCCGGTGTTCTCCGGGTAGAAGAACTGCACCTTCGGCAGTGCGTCCTCCTGCAGGTGGGCGGCCTCCACGGCGTAGAGCACGTCCTTGTCGCCGAACATCGCGATGCCCGGGATGGAGATCCGGTCGAGCCGGCCCGTGGTGGTGAGGCGGAGCAGCTCGTCGGGGTCGGTCGGGCGCAGGACCCGGCCCATGTTGGCGTCGTAGTACTCCTGGTTGCGGTTCGCGGCGGCGGTGCGCATGGTGACCAGTTCGTCGGTGACGCCGGACGGGTCGACGACCATCGACTCGATCATCGCGCGCATCATCGTCTCGGAACCGTCGTAGGTGCCGCCGCTGCCGGGCAGCGGTCCGTTCTTGGCCCGGTTGTCCACCGCGCGCATCTCGTCACGGGTGACCAGGTCGCCGATCATGCCGGCGATCACCGCGAAGCGCTCGACCCGTTCCGGGTGTGCGACAACGTAATTGACGGTGTTCTGGCAACCCATCGAGTTGCCGCCGAGGCAGAAGGTGTCGAGGGCGACGGCGTTGACGAAGTCCTGCAGGAAGTCGACCTGGCCGCCCTGCCCGTACGCGTAGAAGCGTCCGGGATCCTCCGTCAGGCCGAAGCCGGGGAAGTCGGGGCAGTAGACACGGAAGCCGTGGGCGCCGAGAAAGGGTGCCATGTAACGGAATCCGGCCGAACCGGAGCTACCGGGGATACCACCGTGCAGCAGAACGACGGCAGGACCGCTCTCGCCCGAGGTCGAGTAGTGGGCCTTGACGCCCGTCTGCAGCCGGACGTAGCGGCTGAGCAGTCCCGGAACGTGAATCTCCTGGTCGTCGGTCAACGACACGGTGTCCTCCTCGATGTTGCGTGCATCACGTCGTGAGCAGCAGTGTGTGACGGGTTCTCGGATAGGGGTCATCGCGAGGTGCCACTGTTCGGCACCGGCGTCCGGTCCTCACCGGACGGGCTCGACGGGGTCCGTCAGCCGACGCGCTGATGTCCCCAGAAGTGGGCGGCGTTCCACCGGCCGGGAACCCAGGTGTCCTCGTCGATCTCGAGTCCGCCGTAGCCGTACTCCATCTCCCAGCCGGACGGCGTCTTGACGTAGTACGAGATCATCTCGTCGTTGGTGTGCTTGCCGAGCGTGGCGCCCAGCGGCGCGGCTCCCTCGAGGATCCGGTCGTAGGCGCGTCCGACCGTATCGAGGTTGTCGACCTGCACCATGAGGTGGCCGAGGCGCGGGCCGAAGCCGGGACGGTGGGCGAAGGCCACCGAGTGATGGCGGGGATTGCAGTGCAGGAACGTACCCGGGTCCGGGCCGATGTCGATGTAGTCGCTCAGGCCGAGGCCGAGGATGTCCATGTAGAGCTCGCGGAACGGAGCCGACTCGCTGACCGCGAACATCACGTGGCCGATGCCCATGCCCTCGGTGACGAAGCGCGCGCCGGTCGGGGAGACGAACGGCGCCGACTCCCGGTGCTGGCCGTAGTAGACCTCGATGCCGTGGCCGTCCGGGTCGGTGAAGGCCAGGTAGTCGGTCACCTGGCGGTAGGCGGCCTCCTCGGCGCTCGCGCGGTGGGTGGAGTAGCCGTGGTCGATCAGCGCCTTCTCGAGGGCTTCGATGTCCTCGGGTCCGCGGACCTCCCAGCCGACGGCGTCGATGTGCTCGACCTCGCCGCGGTGCAGGTCGATGCGCCAGGACCGCTCGTCGAGGCGGAGCTTGAGCCTGTCCTC harbors:
- a CDS encoding alpha/beta fold hydrolase, encoding MSLTDDQEIHVPGLLSRYVRLQTGVKAHYSTSGESGPAVVLLHGGIPGSSGSAGFRYMAPFLGAHGFRVYCPDFPGFGLTEDPGRFYAYGQGGQVDFLQDFVNAVALDTFCLGGNSMGCQNTVNYVVAHPERVERFAVIAGMIGDLVTRDEMRAVDNRAKNGPLPGSGGTYDGSETMMRAMIESMVVDPSGVTDELVTMRTAAANRNQEYYDANMGRVLRPTDPDELLRLTTTGRLDRISIPGIAMFGDKDVLYAVEAAHLQEDALPKVQFFYPENTGHQGQTDRPELHNQVFLEFFRDGKVSWETAQAAGISTRRAPRPDLVDVPADALSAR
- a CDS encoding VOC family protein, which gives rise to MGRVRAFGYLVATVRDIEAWKVFAADVHGMQIVEHTEDRLKLRLDERSWRIDLHRGEVEHIDAVGWEVRGPEDIEALEKALIDHGYSTHRASAEEAAYRQVTDYLAFTDPDGHGIEVYYGQHRESAPFVSPTGARFVTEGMGIGHVMFAVSESAPFRELYMDILGLGLSDYIDIGPDPGTFLHCNPRHHSVAFAHRPGFGPRLGHLMVQVDNLDTVGRAYDRILEGAAPLGATLGKHTNDEMISYYVKTPSGWEMEYGYGGLEIDEDTWVPGRWNAAHFWGHQRVG